The Burkholderia lata genome contains a region encoding:
- a CDS encoding extracellular solute-binding protein, with protein MTKGSPRAAGTRVRRAVRAAGRTAAVFVLQAVLAATAAHAVYAIAQYGEPKYPPGFKHFDYVNPDAPKGGTLVLANPNRLTSFDKFNPFTMRGNPAPGIDMLFESLATGSSDEPASAYGLLADDIDIAPDRRSVTFHLNPRARFSNGDRVTADDVKFSFDTLKSKQAAPQFGAYFAELAKAVVVDPATVRFEFRSANRELPLIAGGVPVFSRKWGLRADGSRIPFDQLAFEQPIGSGPYLIDHYDNGRTITYRRNPAYWGADLPVRVGTNNFERIVYKLYGDGVARLEAFKAGEYDVLVEYIARNWTRRDVGKRFDNGELVKREFRQHNGAGMQGFFMNLRRPLFRDVRVRQALDLAFDFEWLNRQLFYSAYTRMDSYFADTDLQATGTPGPGELKLLEPLRAQLDPAVFGPMVTQPNTNPPGSLRANLLKARALLAQAGWTYRDGALRNEKGEPFTFEILDDSGAAMEGIVAAYQRNLAKLGIDARFRTADYALLQKRLDAFDYDMTTIRLPGVQVPGAEQYSRYASKFADEPGSDNFIGLKSPAVDALLHALGTAQTRDDLLDATHALDRVLMHGYYAVPQWYSTTHRVAYKRTLAYPQTLPLYYSAEGWVVSTWWAKPDH; from the coding sequence ATGACGAAGGGTTCGCCCCGGGCCGCCGGCACGCGTGTCCGCCGTGCCGTACGGGCCGCCGGCCGCACGGCAGCAGTGTTCGTGCTGCAGGCGGTGCTGGCCGCGACCGCTGCGCATGCGGTCTACGCCATTGCGCAGTACGGCGAGCCGAAGTATCCGCCGGGCTTCAAGCATTTCGACTACGTCAACCCCGACGCGCCGAAGGGCGGCACGCTGGTGCTCGCGAACCCGAACCGGCTGACGTCGTTCGACAAGTTCAACCCGTTCACGATGCGCGGCAATCCCGCGCCGGGCATCGACATGCTGTTCGAGAGCCTCGCGACCGGCAGTTCGGACGAGCCGGCATCCGCATACGGGCTGCTTGCCGACGACATCGACATCGCGCCGGACCGCCGCTCGGTCACGTTCCACCTGAATCCGCGCGCGCGCTTCTCGAATGGCGACCGCGTCACCGCCGACGACGTCAAGTTCTCGTTCGACACGCTGAAGAGCAAGCAGGCCGCGCCGCAGTTCGGCGCGTATTTCGCGGAGCTCGCGAAGGCCGTGGTCGTCGACCCGGCCACCGTGCGCTTCGAGTTCCGCAGCGCGAACCGCGAACTGCCGCTGATCGCCGGCGGCGTGCCGGTGTTTTCCCGCAAGTGGGGATTGCGCGCGGACGGCTCGCGCATCCCGTTCGACCAGCTCGCGTTCGAGCAGCCGATCGGCAGCGGCCCGTACCTGATCGACCATTACGACAACGGCCGGACGATCACTTACCGGCGTAACCCGGCGTACTGGGGCGCCGACCTGCCGGTGCGGGTGGGCACCAACAACTTCGAGCGGATCGTCTACAAGCTGTATGGCGACGGCGTCGCGCGGCTCGAGGCGTTCAAAGCCGGCGAATACGACGTGCTCGTCGAGTACATCGCGCGCAACTGGACACGCCGCGACGTCGGCAAGCGTTTCGACAACGGCGAGCTCGTCAAGCGCGAATTCCGCCAGCACAACGGCGCCGGCATGCAGGGCTTCTTCATGAACCTGCGCCGGCCGCTGTTTCGCGACGTGCGCGTGCGTCAGGCGCTCGACCTCGCATTCGACTTCGAATGGCTGAACCGCCAGCTGTTCTACAGCGCCTACACGCGCATGGACAGCTACTTCGCCGACACCGACCTGCAGGCGACCGGCACGCCCGGCCCCGGCGAGCTGAAGCTGCTGGAGCCGCTGCGCGCGCAGCTCGACCCGGCCGTGTTCGGCCCGATGGTCACGCAGCCGAACACGAACCCGCCGGGCTCGCTGCGCGCGAACCTGCTGAAGGCGCGCGCACTGCTCGCGCAGGCCGGCTGGACCTATCGCGACGGCGCGCTGCGCAATGAGAAGGGCGAGCCGTTTACGTTCGAGATCCTCGACGATTCGGGCGCGGCGATGGAAGGGATCGTGGCTGCGTACCAGCGCAATCTGGCGAAGCTCGGCATCGACGCACGTTTTCGCACGGCCGATTACGCGCTCCTGCAAAAGCGTCTCGACGCGTTCGACTACGACATGACGACGATCCGTTTGCCGGGCGTGCAGGTGCCGGGTGCCGAGCAATACTCGCGTTATGCGAGCAAGTTCGCCGACGAGCCGGGCTCCGACAACTTCATCGGACTGAAGTCGCCGGCCGTCGACGCATTGCTGCACGCACTCGGCACCGCGCAGACGCGCGACGACCTGCTCGATGCGACGCACGCGCTCGACCGCGTGCTGATGCACGGCTACTACGCAGTCCCGCAGTGGTACAGCACGACGCACCGGGTCGCGTACAAGCGCACGCTTGCCTATCCGCAGACGCTGCCGCTGTACTATTCGGCCGAGGGCTGGGTCGTGTCGACCTGGTGGGCGAAGCCCGATCACTGA
- a CDS encoding microcin C ABC transporter permease YejB: MWSYILKRLLLMIPTLIGVLTLTFAVIQFVPGGPVEQAVQELRKGATEQGAVPFGMRAHTGVDAQQLAQLKALYGFDKPPLERYWLMLKRFARFDLGDSYFRHQSVWSLVVQKLPVSISIGLWTFFLTYLISVPLGIAKAVRNGSPFDVATSLVVLIGYAIPGFVLGVLLLVLFGGGSFWQLFPLRGLTSDNFAQLSLVGKVLDYLWHIALPITASVVGSFAVITMLTKNAFLDQIRRQYVLTARAKGLSERSVLWKHVFRNAMLPLIVGFPAAFIGAFFTGSLLIETLFSLDGLGLLSYESVVRRDYPVVLGTLYLFTLIGLATKLVSDLCYVWVDPRIQFDTLER, encoded by the coding sequence ATGTGGAGCTACATCCTCAAACGCCTGCTGCTGATGATCCCGACGCTCATCGGCGTGCTGACCCTCACGTTCGCGGTGATCCAGTTCGTGCCGGGCGGCCCCGTCGAACAGGCCGTGCAGGAATTGCGCAAGGGCGCGACGGAGCAGGGCGCGGTGCCGTTCGGGATGCGTGCGCACACCGGCGTCGACGCGCAGCAGCTCGCGCAGCTCAAGGCGCTGTACGGTTTCGACAAACCGCCGCTCGAACGCTACTGGCTGATGCTGAAGCGCTTCGCGCGCTTCGATCTCGGCGACAGTTACTTCCGCCACCAGAGCGTGTGGTCGCTGGTCGTGCAGAAGCTGCCCGTGTCGATCAGCATCGGGCTGTGGACGTTCTTCCTCACGTACCTGATATCGGTGCCGCTCGGCATCGCGAAGGCGGTGCGCAACGGCTCGCCGTTCGATGTCGCGACGAGCCTCGTCGTGCTCATCGGCTATGCGATTCCGGGCTTCGTGCTCGGTGTGCTGCTGCTCGTGCTGTTCGGCGGCGGCTCGTTCTGGCAGCTGTTCCCGCTGCGCGGGCTCACGTCGGACAACTTCGCGCAGCTGTCGCTCGTCGGCAAGGTGCTCGACTACCTGTGGCATATCGCACTGCCGATCACGGCGTCGGTGGTCGGCAGCTTCGCGGTCATCACGATGCTGACGAAGAATGCGTTCCTCGACCAGATCCGCCGGCAATACGTGCTGACCGCGCGCGCGAAGGGGCTCTCCGAGCGCAGCGTGCTGTGGAAGCACGTGTTCCGCAACGCGATGCTGCCGCTGATCGTCGGCTTCCCGGCTGCGTTCATCGGCGCGTTCTTCACGGGCAGCCTGCTGATCGAGACGCTGTTCTCGCTCGACGGCCTCGGGCTGCTGTCGTATGAATCGGTCGTGCGGCGCGACTATCCGGTCGTGCTCGGCACGCTGTACCTGTTCACGCTGATCGGGCTCGCGACCAAGCTGGTCTCCGATCTCTGCTATGTGTGGGTCGATCCGCGCATTCAATTCGACACCCTGGAGCGCTGA
- the cyoC gene encoding cytochrome o ubiquinol oxidase subunit III: protein MLQKTLSATLLEHDDHPPSHSVFGFWLYLMTDCVIFAALFATFAVLGQQHAGGPTAKDLFDIPGVAVETAALLLSSITYGFAMLAAYKQRRGALLAWLAVTFVLGAAFLVMELREFSHLIAEGAGPQRSAFLSAFFTLVGTHGLHVTAGLLWMIVLAGQIVFRGGDLTDRDLRRLTCLSLFWHFLDIVWICVFSFVYLASVI, encoded by the coding sequence ATGTTGCAGAAAACCTTGAGCGCAACCCTGCTCGAGCACGACGACCATCCGCCGTCGCATTCGGTGTTCGGGTTCTGGCTGTACCTGATGACCGACTGCGTGATCTTTGCGGCGCTGTTCGCGACGTTCGCGGTGCTCGGCCAGCAGCATGCGGGCGGGCCGACCGCGAAAGACCTGTTCGACATTCCGGGCGTCGCGGTGGAAACCGCCGCGCTGCTGCTGTCGAGCATCACGTACGGTTTCGCGATGCTCGCTGCGTACAAGCAGCGGCGCGGCGCGCTGCTCGCGTGGCTCGCGGTGACGTTCGTGCTCGGCGCGGCGTTTCTCGTGATGGAACTGCGCGAGTTCTCGCACCTGATCGCGGAGGGCGCAGGCCCGCAGCGCAGCGCGTTCCTGTCGGCGTTCTTCACGCTGGTCGGCACGCACGGGCTGCACGTGACGGCCGGGCTGCTGTGGATGATCGTGCTCGCCGGGCAGATCGTGTTCCGCGGCGGCGACCTGACCGATCGCGACCTGCGACGCCTGACGTGCCTGAGCCTCTTCTGGCACTTCCTCGACATCGTGTGGATCTGCGTGTTTTCCTTTGTCTATCTCGCGAGCGTGATCTAA
- the cyoB gene encoding cytochrome o ubiquinol oxidase subunit I yields the protein MFGKLTLSAIPFDQPIIMGAGAFMGLIVLGILAALTITGRWKWLWTQWLTTVDHKKLGVMYIIVALIMLLRGFADAIMMRMQLALSYNGPGYLPPHHYDQVFTAHGVIMIFFMAMVFMVGLMNLIVPLQIGARDVAFPFINSLSFWMTAVSAILINVSLVIGEFAQTGWLAYPPLSELQFSPGVGVDYYLWALQISGVGTLLTGVNFFVTIIKMRAPGMTLMKMPVFTWTALCTNVLIMASFPILTATLALLGLDRYLGMHFFTNEAGGNAMLYLNLIWAWGHPEVYILILPAFGIFSEVISTFAKKPLFGYKTMVYATCAIMVLSFLVWLHHFFTMGSGANVNAFFGIMTMIIAIPTGVKVFNWLFTMYRGRIEFTTPVLWTIGFMVTFTLGGMTGVMMAIPGADFVLHNSLFLIAHFHNVIIGGVLFGYLAGFNYWFPKAFGFKLNEKLGKAAFWFWQIGFYVAFVPLYVLGFMGMTRRINHYDNPAWHPWLLVAAFGAVLIAIGIACQLLQLVVSIRNRNLPEYRDTTGDPWGGRTLEWATSSPPADYNFAVIPQVRTLDAYADMKARGEGRPNPAAIRDIHMPSNTCAGLVVAIFSLVLGFALVWHIWWMAIGGLVGIVATLVIYSSRDNDGYYIPASTVRKIEDKQPTQRVAARVDDVELEAN from the coding sequence ATGTTCGGCAAACTCACACTCTCGGCGATCCCGTTCGATCAGCCCATCATCATGGGGGCCGGTGCCTTCATGGGGCTGATCGTGCTGGGCATTCTCGCCGCGCTGACGATCACCGGCCGGTGGAAATGGCTGTGGACGCAATGGCTGACCACGGTCGACCACAAGAAACTCGGCGTGATGTACATCATCGTCGCGCTGATCATGCTGCTGCGCGGCTTCGCGGACGCGATCATGATGCGCATGCAGCTCGCGCTCTCGTACAACGGGCCCGGCTACCTGCCGCCGCACCACTATGACCAGGTATTCACGGCACACGGCGTGATCATGATCTTCTTCATGGCGATGGTGTTCATGGTCGGCCTGATGAACCTGATCGTGCCGCTGCAGATCGGTGCGCGCGACGTCGCATTCCCGTTCATCAACTCGCTGTCGTTCTGGATGACGGCGGTCAGCGCGATCCTGATCAACGTTTCGCTCGTGATCGGCGAATTCGCGCAGACGGGCTGGCTCGCGTATCCGCCGCTGTCGGAGCTGCAGTTCAGTCCAGGGGTAGGGGTCGACTACTACCTGTGGGCGCTGCAGATCTCGGGCGTCGGCACGCTGCTGACCGGCGTGAACTTCTTCGTGACGATCATCAAGATGCGCGCGCCGGGCATGACGCTGATGAAGATGCCGGTGTTCACGTGGACCGCGCTCTGCACTAACGTGCTGATCATGGCGTCGTTCCCGATCCTGACCGCGACGCTCGCGCTGCTCGGCCTCGACCGTTACCTCGGCATGCACTTCTTCACGAACGAAGCCGGCGGCAACGCGATGCTGTACCTGAACCTGATCTGGGCATGGGGTCACCCGGAGGTGTACATCCTGATCCTGCCGGCGTTCGGCATTTTCTCGGAAGTCATCTCGACGTTCGCGAAGAAGCCGCTGTTCGGCTACAAGACGATGGTGTACGCGACCTGCGCGATCATGGTGCTGTCGTTCCTCGTGTGGCTGCATCACTTCTTCACGATGGGCTCGGGTGCGAACGTGAACGCGTTCTTCGGCATCATGACGATGATCATCGCGATCCCGACGGGCGTGAAGGTGTTCAACTGGCTGTTCACGATGTATCGCGGCCGGATCGAATTCACGACGCCCGTGCTGTGGACGATCGGCTTCATGGTCACGTTCACGCTCGGCGGCATGACCGGCGTGATGATGGCGATTCCGGGTGCGGACTTCGTGCTGCACAACAGCCTGTTCCTGATTGCGCACTTTCACAACGTGATCATCGGCGGCGTGCTGTTCGGCTATCTCGCGGGCTTCAACTACTGGTTCCCGAAGGCGTTCGGCTTCAAGCTGAACGAGAAGCTCGGCAAGGCGGCGTTCTGGTTCTGGCAGATCGGTTTCTACGTTGCATTCGTACCGCTCTACGTGCTCGGCTTCATGGGCATGACGCGCCGGATCAACCATTACGACAACCCGGCCTGGCATCCGTGGCTGCTGGTCGCCGCATTCGGCGCCGTGCTGATCGCGATCGGCATTGCATGCCAGCTGCTGCAACTGGTGGTCAGCATCCGCAACCGCAACCTGCCCGAGTACCGCGACACGACGGGCGATCCGTGGGGTGGCCGCACGCTGGAATGGGCGACCTCGTCGCCGCCGGCCGACTACAACTTCGCGGTGATCCCGCAAGTGCGCACGCTCGACGCGTATGCGGACATGAAGGCACGCGGTGAAGGCCGGCCGAATCCGGCAGCGATTCGCGACATCCACATGCCGTCGAATACCTGCGCGGGCCTCGTGGTTGCGATCTTCAGCCTGGTGCTCGGCTTCGCGCTGGTGTGGCACATCTGGTGGATGGCGATCGGCGGGCTCGTCGGAATCGTCGCGACGCTCGTGATCTACAGCTCGCGCGATAACGACGGGTATTACATCCCCGCGTCGACGGTGCGGAAGATCGAAGACAAGCAGCCGACGCAGCGCGTGGCCGCGCGCGTCGACGACGTGGAACTGGAGGCCAACTGA
- a CDS encoding C40 family peptidase, translating into MQHRSLTQACARTIAGLFIGALFAAAPGAFADEVSSFNQNVTNSTQNASNSSLQQTSAQPSSGGAKSFLAGMAGKAGDVVVGALNMIGVRYRWGGNSPDSGLDCSGFVRYVFQDTLGMSLPRRAEEMSRVGEKVSMSNLKPGDLVFFNTMRRTFSHVGIYIGDNKFVHSPSTGSTIRVDDLDSGYWEKRFTGARRLESEFPMKPEDLRQRVRATIGDDSANGNN; encoded by the coding sequence ATGCAGCATCGATCCCTGACCCAGGCATGCGCGCGCACCATCGCCGGGCTGTTCATCGGCGCCCTGTTTGCAGCAGCTCCCGGCGCGTTCGCCGACGAAGTCAGCAGTTTTAACCAAAATGTCACGAATTCGACGCAGAACGCGTCGAATTCCTCCCTCCAGCAGACCAGCGCGCAGCCGTCGAGCGGCGGCGCGAAGTCGTTCCTCGCGGGCATGGCCGGCAAGGCAGGCGACGTGGTCGTCGGCGCGCTGAACATGATCGGCGTGCGCTATCGCTGGGGCGGCAACTCGCCGGATTCGGGCCTCGACTGCAGCGGCTTCGTGCGCTACGTGTTCCAGGACACGCTCGGCATGTCGCTGCCGCGCCGTGCGGAAGAGATGAGCCGCGTCGGCGAGAAGGTGAGCATGAGCAACCTGAAGCCGGGCGACCTCGTGTTCTTCAACACGATGCGCCGTACGTTCTCGCACGTCGGCATCTACATCGGCGACAACAAGTTCGTGCACTCGCCGTCGACGGGCAGCACCATCCGCGTCGACGATCTCGACAGCGGCTACTGGGAAAAGCGTTTCACCGGCGCGCGCCGGCTGGAATCGGAGTTCCCGATGAAGCCGGAAGACCTGCGTCAGCGCGTGCGCGCGACGATCGGCGACGATTCGGCGAACGGCAACAACTGA
- a CDS encoding ABC transporter permease, with amino-acid sequence MNRAVVSSRIDAARARVSPSPARRVWQRFRQQRLGYWSFVIFFVAFAASVAAPLWSNDKPLVVRYDGQYYFPLFHAYPETTFGGDFPTPADYLDPYVRKRLEAPGNFVVYPPNRYYYDTLNYFSNVPNPAPPSRANWLGTDAQGRDLLARLVYGFRVSVEFGLILTVIGTLLGIAAGAVQGFFGGRIDIVGQRLIEIWSSLPELYLLIIFASIFEPSFLLLIVLLSLFGWIGLADYVRAEFLRNRTQDYVRAARAMGLTNWQIIWRHVLPNSLTPVITFLPFRMSGSILALTSLDFLGLGVPPPTPSLGELLAQGKGNLDAWWISLSTFGVLVATLLLLTFMGDALRNALDTRIADSVRAAGGQR; translated from the coding sequence ATGAACCGGGCCGTCGTGTCATCCCGCATCGATGCGGCGCGCGCCCGCGTGTCGCCGTCGCCCGCGCGCCGCGTGTGGCAGCGCTTCAGGCAACAGCGCCTCGGCTACTGGAGCTTCGTGATCTTTTTCGTGGCCTTCGCCGCGAGCGTGGCCGCGCCGCTGTGGTCGAACGACAAGCCGCTCGTCGTGCGTTACGACGGCCAGTACTATTTCCCGCTGTTCCATGCGTATCCGGAGACGACCTTCGGCGGTGACTTCCCGACGCCGGCCGACTACCTCGACCCGTACGTGCGCAAGCGGCTCGAGGCGCCCGGCAACTTCGTCGTCTACCCGCCGAATCGTTACTACTACGACACGCTGAACTACTTCTCGAACGTGCCGAACCCCGCGCCGCCGTCGCGCGCGAACTGGCTCGGCACCGACGCGCAGGGGCGCGACCTGCTGGCGCGGCTCGTGTACGGGTTCCGCGTGTCGGTCGAGTTCGGGCTGATCCTGACCGTGATCGGTACGCTGCTCGGGATTGCCGCGGGCGCCGTGCAGGGCTTCTTCGGCGGGCGCATCGACATCGTCGGGCAGCGGCTGATCGAGATCTGGAGCTCGCTGCCCGAGCTGTACCTGCTGATCATCTTCGCGTCGATCTTCGAGCCGAGCTTCCTGCTGCTGATCGTGCTGCTGTCGCTGTTCGGCTGGATCGGGCTCGCCGACTACGTGCGCGCGGAATTCCTGCGCAACCGCACGCAGGACTACGTGCGTGCGGCGCGCGCGATGGGGCTCACGAACTGGCAGATCATCTGGCGGCATGTGCTGCCGAACAGTCTCACGCCGGTCATCACGTTCCTGCCGTTCCGGATGAGCGGCTCGATCCTCGCGCTCACGAGCCTCGATTTCCTCGGGCTCGGCGTGCCGCCGCCGACCCCGAGCCTCGGCGAGCTGCTTGCGCAGGGCAAGGGCAACCTCGACGCCTGGTGGATCTCGCTGTCGACGTTCGGCGTGCTGGTCGCGACGCTGCTGCTGCTGACCTTCATGGGCGATGCGCTGCGCAATGCGCTCGACACGCGGATCGCCGATTCGGTACGTGCGGCGGGAGGCCAGCGATGA
- the cyoA gene encoding ubiquinol oxidase subunit II — protein sequence MKRKASKGGVALMSIGAALSLSGCNLDVLNPKGSVGAAEKALIATSTWAMLIVVVPVILLTLWFAWRYRASNRNATYAPNWSHSTAIEVVIWTVPTLIILFLGVLTWKTTHELDPYKPLESSVKPIDVEVVALDWKWLFIYPELGIASVNQLAIPVGTPVNFRITSDSVMNSFFIPQLGGQVYAMAGMQTRLHLIADEAGNYAGTSANFSGRGFSDMKFRTLAEPREQFDAWVQKVKASPDRLDATVYGTVAQPSEKAPVRYFSSVDPRLFHNIIAKYNDGHVLDLKDAACGTKG from the coding sequence ATGAAAAGAAAAGCTTCTAAAGGCGGAGTGGCGCTGATGTCGATCGGCGCGGCTTTGAGCCTGTCAGGCTGTAATTTAGATGTACTAAATCCGAAAGGAAGCGTGGGCGCTGCCGAAAAGGCGCTGATCGCGACGTCCACCTGGGCGATGCTGATCGTCGTCGTGCCGGTGATCCTGCTCACGCTGTGGTTTGCGTGGCGTTACCGCGCGTCGAACCGCAACGCCACCTACGCGCCGAACTGGTCGCACTCGACTGCGATCGAGGTCGTGATCTGGACGGTGCCGACGCTGATCATCCTGTTCCTCGGCGTGCTCACGTGGAAGACCACGCACGAGCTCGACCCGTACAAGCCGCTCGAGTCGTCGGTGAAGCCGATCGATGTCGAGGTCGTCGCACTCGACTGGAAGTGGCTGTTCATCTATCCGGAACTCGGCATCGCGTCGGTGAACCAGCTCGCGATTCCGGTCGGCACGCCGGTGAACTTCCGCATCACGTCGGATTCGGTGATGAACTCGTTCTTCATCCCGCAGCTCGGCGGCCAGGTCTACGCGATGGCCGGCATGCAGACGCGCCTGCACCTGATCGCCGACGAGGCCGGCAACTATGCGGGCACGTCCGCCAACTTCAGCGGCCGCGGCTTCTCCGACATGAAGTTCCGCACGCTCGCCGAGCCGCGCGAACAGTTCGATGCATGGGTGCAGAAGGTGAAGGCGTCGCCGGACCGGCTCGACGCGACTGTGTACGGCACCGTCGCGCAGCCGAGCGAGAAGGCGCCCGTGCGCTACTTCTCGTCGGTCGATCCGCGACTCTTCCACAACATCATCGCGAAATACAACGATGGCCACGTCCTCGACCTGAAGGACGCCGCCTGCGGCACGAAGGGGTAA
- the cyoD gene encoding cytochrome o ubiquinol oxidase subunit IV yields the protein MAHSHSSQLEEGHGSVGGYVAGFILSVLLTAASFGLVMGGVLSPHASLIALAVLAFVQIVVHLVYFLHMNGSSGQRWNVMAFSYTVLTAAILIVGTLWVMHNVSMNMMSR from the coding sequence ATGGCCCATTCGCATTCGTCTCAACTCGAAGAAGGGCACGGCAGTGTCGGCGGCTACGTCGCCGGTTTCATCCTGTCGGTGCTGCTCACAGCCGCGTCGTTCGGCCTCGTGATGGGCGGCGTGCTGTCGCCGCATGCGTCGCTGATTGCGCTTGCCGTGCTCGCGTTCGTGCAGATCGTCGTGCACCTCGTGTACTTCCTGCACATGAACGGCTCGTCGGGCCAGCGCTGGAACGTGATGGCGTTCAGCTACACGGTGCTGACCGCGGCGATCCTGATCGTCGGCACGCTGTGGGTGATGCACAACGTCAGCATGAACATGATGTCGCGCTGA
- a CDS encoding ABC transporter ATP-binding protein, producing MSEPVVSTQQEPLLALEHLHVRFGDTVAVDDVTLAIGRGERVALVGESGSGKSVTALSILRLLRDADVSGTIRFAGQDLVAKSEREMRGLRGSDIAMIFQEPMTALNPLYTIGVQIGETIVLHDGVSAVEARKRAIALLARTGIAEPEKRVDSYPHQLSGGQRQRAMIAMALACRPRLLLADEPTTALDVTIRAQIVDLLLELQREEAEKRGMAILLITHDLNLVRHFADRVAVMEHGRLVESGPVERIFAEPEHPYTQRLLNSRPQRAVTPVMPIAPVVLDAHHVSVQFARKRPGIAGWFGSVPVTAVADVSVSVRQGETLGIVGESGSGKSTLAMALLGLQKTAGGTIEFQGRALSTYRGREQTALRSNMQVVFQDPFSSLSPRHTIERIVGEGLELHRPDMTPDARRTKSLAVLREVGLDRTVLHRYPHEFSGGQRQRIAIARALVLEPRILILDEPTSALDVSIQQQVLKLLANLQQKYNLGYVFISHDLEVIGAMAHRVAVMQDGAVVESGEVADIFTRPSHPYTQKLLKAVWKA from the coding sequence ATGAGCGAACCGGTTGTATCGACGCAGCAGGAGCCGCTGCTGGCGCTCGAGCATCTGCATGTGCGCTTCGGCGACACGGTCGCGGTGGACGACGTGACGCTCGCGATCGGCCGCGGCGAGCGTGTCGCGCTGGTCGGCGAGTCGGGTTCGGGCAAGAGCGTGACCGCGCTGTCGATCCTGCGGCTGCTGCGCGATGCCGACGTGAGCGGCACGATCCGCTTCGCGGGGCAGGACCTGGTGGCGAAGAGCGAGCGCGAGATGCGCGGGCTGCGCGGCTCGGACATCGCGATGATCTTCCAGGAGCCGATGACCGCGCTCAACCCGCTGTATACGATCGGCGTGCAGATCGGCGAGACGATCGTGCTGCACGACGGCGTATCGGCGGTCGAGGCGCGCAAGCGCGCGATCGCGTTGCTGGCGCGCACGGGCATCGCGGAGCCGGAGAAGCGGGTCGACAGCTATCCGCACCAGTTGTCGGGCGGTCAGCGCCAGCGCGCGATGATCGCGATGGCACTCGCCTGCCGGCCGCGCCTGCTGCTGGCCGACGAGCCGACCACCGCGCTCGACGTGACGATCCGCGCGCAGATCGTCGATCTGCTGCTGGAACTGCAGCGCGAGGAAGCGGAAAAGCGCGGGATGGCGATCCTGCTGATCACGCACGACCTGAATCTCGTGCGGCACTTCGCGGATCGCGTCGCGGTGATGGAGCATGGCCGGCTCGTCGAGAGCGGGCCCGTCGAGCGGATCTTCGCGGAACCTGAGCATCCGTACACGCAGCGGCTGCTGAACAGCCGGCCGCAACGTGCGGTCACGCCGGTGATGCCGATCGCGCCCGTCGTGCTCGATGCGCACCACGTGAGCGTGCAGTTCGCGCGCAAGCGGCCGGGCATCGCGGGCTGGTTCGGCTCGGTGCCGGTGACGGCCGTCGCGGACGTGTCGGTGTCGGTGCGGCAGGGCGAGACGCTCGGCATCGTCGGCGAATCGGGGTCGGGCAAGTCGACGCTCGCGATGGCGCTGCTCGGCCTGCAGAAGACGGCCGGCGGCACGATCGAATTCCAGGGGCGCGCACTGTCGACCTATCGCGGACGCGAACAAACTGCGCTGCGTTCGAACATGCAGGTTGTCTTTCAGGATCCGTTCAGTTCGCTTTCGCCGCGTCACACGATCGAGCGGATCGTCGGCGAGGGGCTCGAGCTGCATCGCCCGGACATGACGCCCGATGCGCGCCGTACGAAGTCGCTCGCGGTGCTGCGCGAAGTCGGCCTCGACCGCACGGTGCTGCACCGTTATCCACACGAATTCTCGGGCGGGCAGCGCCAGCGGATCGCGATCGCGCGCGCGCTGGTGCTGGAGCCGCGCATCCTGATCCTCGACGAGCCGACGTCCGCGCTCGACGTGTCGATCCAGCAGCAGGTGCTGAAACTGCTCGCGAATTTGCAACAGAAATACAACCTCGGCTATGTCTTCATCAGCCATGACCTGGAGGTGATCGGGGCGATGGCGCACCGCGTCGCGGTGATGCAGGACGGGGCCGTCGTCGAGTCGGGGGAGGTGGCCGACATCTTCACAAGACCGTCACATCCTTACACACAAAAGCTGTTGAAAGCGGTCTGGAAAGCGTGA